A region from the Pelobates fuscus isolate aPelFus1 chromosome 1, aPelFus1.pri, whole genome shotgun sequence genome encodes:
- the DGAT2 gene encoding diacylglycerol O-acyltransferase 2, with amino-acid sequence MKTIIAAYSGVLRGTGSSVLSAVRDFPSLSWLNKSKVERHLQIISVLQWVLSFLAMGVACTIILAYVFCTDCWLIAALYLAWLVIDWQTPNKGGRRSTWVRNWAVWRYFRDYFPIRLVKTHNLLPSRNYIFGYHPHGIMGLGAFCNFGTEATGVSKKFPGIKPYLATLAGNFRLPVLRDYLMSGGICPVSRDTIDYILSKNGTGNAVVIVVGGAAESLNCVPGKNAVTLKQRKGFVKIALQHGADLVPVYSFGENEAYKQMVFEEGSWGRWIQKKFQKHVGFAPCVFHGCGFFSEDSWGLVPYAKPITTIVGEPITVPKTDNPTQKDVDFYHTIYLNSLQKLFDKWKTKFGLSETDVLEIN; translated from the exons ATGAAGACCATCATTGCTGCCTATTCTGGAGTGCTGAGGG GGACCGGCTCCAGTGTCCTGTCTGCAGTACGGGACTTTCCCTCTTTATCGTGGCTCAACAAATCTAAGGTTGAAAGACACCTCCAGATCATCTCAGTGTTACAATGGGTCCTCAGCTTCCTTGCAATGG GTGTTGCCTGTACAATAATCCTTGCATATGTCTTCTGTACGGACTGCTGGCTGATCGCAGCTTTGTACCTGGCATGGCTGGTGATTGATTGGCAGACCCCCAATAAAG GTGGGAGGCGATCGACTTGGGTTCGTAACTGGGCCGTCTGGCGGTACTTCCGAGACTACTTTCCAATAAGG CTGGTTAAAACTCACAACCTGCTCCCTAGCAGGAACTATATATTTGGATATCACCCGCATGGCATAATGGGCCTGGGAGCATTTTGTAACTTTGGCACGGAAGCCACTGGCGTCTCCAAAAAATTCCCTGGAATAAAACCTTATCTTGCAACGCTAGCCGGGAACTTTCGGCTGCCAGTTCTGAGGGACTACTTAATGTCAGGAG GGATATGTCCAGTGAGCAGAGATACCATTGACTATATTCTCTCTAAAAACGGCACGGGGAATGCCGTCGTTATCGTTGTCGGAGGAGCTGCTGAATCCCTTAACTGTGTGCCAGGGAAAAACGCTGTCACTCTAAAACAGAGGAAAGGCTTTGTCAAGATTGCTTTGCAACATGG AGCTGATCTTGTTCCCGTTTATTCATTTGGTGAAAATGAAGCCTATAAGCAGATGGTGTTTGAAGAAGGCTCCTGGGGACGATGGATACAGAAGAAGTTTCAGAAGCATGTGGGATTTGCTCCATGTGTCTTCCATGGATGTGGATTCTTCTCAGAGGACAGCTGGGGTCTGGTGCCTTACGCAAAGCCGATTACGACTATCG TGGGTGAGCCAATCACAGTTCCAAAGACAGACAATCCGACCCAGAAAGATGTGGACTTCTATCACACCATATACCTCAACTCCCTCCAGAAGCTGTTTGACAAGTGGAAGACCAAGTTCGGCCTTTCTGAGACTGATGTGCTGGAAATTAACTGA